The Amycolatopsis sp. QT-25 genomic sequence CACCCCGGCGAAACCCCGTTCCACCAGCAGGTCGTCCGCGGCGTCGAGCACGGCCTGCCGGGCGCTGACGTTGCGACGGGGTCCCGCGTGCCCGTGAGGGTTCTTGCCGGTGGACGGGCGTGTGCTGGTCATTTGGCTGCTTTCTTGTGGCTGGTCAGACTGAGCAGCACCCCTGCCGCGATCAGCGCGACCACGATCGCGAACGTGGTACCCGCGACCCGCAGGCCGGACAGCTGGATGAGCACGCCCACGCCCACCGCGGGCAAGCTCAGCATCCCATACAGGATCGCGAAGAAGGTGGACACGGCGGCGCCGCGCAGCTGGGGCGCGGCGCCCGTGGTGATCGCCAGCATGCCGCAGCCGATCGCGATCCCGGTGCCGAAACCGGTGGCCACCGCGGCGAACAGCAGCGCTGCCAGCGAAGCGGCGAGCACGGCGAGGGCGACGAGCACCGACGCGAGGATCAGGGCCGAACACGCGACGGGCAGGGCGATGGCGGGCCGCATCCGCCGGAGCACGAGCTGACCGAGCGCGGTGCAGGCGAACGCGAGGAACACGACGAAGCCGGTCAGTGCCGGACTGGTCAGGTGCAGTTCGGAGGCCAGCAGGATGCCGGTGACCGCGGTGAGGACGCCGAGCACCGCGAAGCCCGCACCACCGGTCATGGCCGAACGCAGGAAGACGCCGCGGATCTCCCGCGGCACGTGCAGTTTCTGCGGGGCCAGTTTCAGCTTGCCGGTGACGGTCACCGTCTCGGGCACGAACGCCTGAGAGACCAGGGCGATCAGCAGCAGGCCGCCGTGCACGATCCACGGCAGGCGCAGCGGCGCGATCCCGGTGTCGGCGAGCAGTCCGGCGATCAGGTTGCCGCAGGCCAGCCCGCCCATGTTGGACAGCAGGGTGACGATAGGCGCCCTTCCCTTGCGCGCCGACGGAAACAGTTCCATGATGCCGGCCGTCGCCGCACCGGTGACGAGCGCGGCGGAGAAACCGGACAGCACACGACCGACGAGCAGGCCGGGCAGGCCTTGCGCGGTCAGGAACACGACCGCGGCGACGCCGGCCAGCAGCACCGCGGCGAACACCACCGGCTTGCGCCCGACCTGGTCCGACACCCGCCCGAAGACGAGCAAGCCGGCGACGACACCAACGGCGTAGACGGCGAACAGGATCGTCACGGCCAGCGAGCCGAAGGCGAACTGCGATTTGTAGAGCGGGTACAGCGCGGTGGGCACCGTGGTGCCCACCATCACGGCCCAGAAGGCGAAGGCGGTGACCGCCGCCCACGGGCCACGCGAGCGCTCGACGGCATGCGGTAAGTCGGGCGACGTCTGGATGTTCGACATGCGGAGCGCTCCTTGCGGGGTTCAAAGGGTCAGGC encodes the following:
- a CDS encoding MFS transporter, with the protein product MSNIQTSPDLPHAVERSRGPWAAVTAFAFWAVMVGTTVPTALYPLYKSQFAFGSLAVTILFAVYAVGVVAGLLVFGRVSDQVGRKPVVFAAVLLAGVAAVVFLTAQGLPGLLVGRVLSGFSAALVTGAATAGIMELFPSARKGRAPIVTLLSNMGGLACGNLIAGLLADTGIAPLRLPWIVHGGLLLIALVSQAFVPETVTVTGKLKLAPQKLHVPREIRGVFLRSAMTGGAGFAVLGVLTAVTGILLASELHLTSPALTGFVVFLAFACTALGQLVLRRMRPAIALPVACSALILASVLVALAVLAASLAALLFAAVATGFGTGIAIGCGMLAITTGAAPQLRGAAVSTFFAILYGMLSLPAVGVGVLIQLSGLRVAGTTFAIVVALIAAGVLLSLTSHKKAAK